In the genome of Sebastes umbrosus isolate fSebUmb1 chromosome 14, fSebUmb1.pri, whole genome shotgun sequence, one region contains:
- the pam16 gene encoding mitochondrial import inner membrane translocase subunit tim16: MARYLAQIIVMGAQVVGRAFARALQQEFAASQAAAQARNSAGQHSAAASSITGMTLQEAQQILNVSTLTPEEIQKNYEHLFKANDKEVGGSFYIQSKVVRAKERLDEELTIETQQQQQQKSRQDTET, encoded by the exons ATG GCTAGATATCTGGCTCAGATCATTGTGATGGGAGCTCAGGTGGTGGGAAGGGCCTTTGCTCGGGCTTTACAGCAAGAATTTGCAG CCAGTCAAGCAGCAGCGCAGGCCAGAAACAGTGCAGGTCAGCACTCTGCTGCAGCGTCTAGCATCACCGGGATGACTCTGCAAGAGGCGCAGCAGATCCTCAATGTGTCCACGCTCACTCCTGAGGAGATTCAGAAG AACTACGAGCACCTTTTTAAAGCCAATGACAAAGAAGTGGGCGGCTCATTTTACATACAATCAAAA GTGGTGCGGGCTAAAGAGCGTCTAGATGAGGAACTAACTATtgagacacaacaacaacaacaacaaaagtcgCGGCAGGACACGGAAACATGA
- the glis2b gene encoding zinc finger protein GLIS2b isoform X2 codes for MLSLDEPLDLKLPRRANGRDRGTRSPPLSPLHPKRARMLRMADDGTAVIEPASPASPHTGVQVVPHDRTDTPTPPAVDLSMSPSSRHTPSSPEMTNGNYIPSGAFQFFVPIGAGAGLHLPSSMFIGQTSDKRASPDLSADEQLACHWKKCHLLFDSLQDLVDHVNDFHVKPEKESGYCCHWEGCARKGRGFNARYKMLIHIRTHTNEKPHRCPTCNKSFSRLENLKIHNRSHTGEKPYICPYEGCNKRYSNSSDRFKHTRTHYVDKPYYCKMVGCLKRYTDPSSLRKHIKAHGHFVLQEQGSPGGVGSLLRGSQSGVLHGEAGKDSELSYVSAAHIIIPGAAAALLGGHALQGLGGALSPLSPRPLDLSTLGCPGSPPGILSFNGSTLGLAKSHLLSQGFPSSALGLSMMPVLGASSDRRVQSQQAKRGRGEEAENEVTGRVLNLSTGSHDPLSWVVIPPGTVVLKPAVVN; via the exons ATGCTGTCCCTGGACGAGCCCCTGGACCTGAAGCTCCCTCGGCGGGCCAATGGGCGGGACAGAGGTACGCGCTCGCCCCCGCTATCCCCGCTGCACCCCAAGCGAGCTCGCATGCTCCGCATGGCGGATGATGGCACCGCCGTCATAGAGCCCGCCTCGCCTGCATCTCCGCACACAG gtGTGCAGGTGGTCCCTCATGATCGGACagacacccccaccccccctgcGGTGGACCTGAGCATGTCGCCCTCCTCCCGCCACACCCCCAGCTCTCCAGAAATGACCAACGGCAACTACATCCCCTCAGGG GCCTTTCAGTTCTTTGTGCCAATCGGAGCCGGTGCGGGACTCCACCTGCCATCCTCCATGTTCATTGGCCAGACGAGCGACAAGAGAGCCTCTCCTGACCTCTCGGCGGATGAACAACTGGCCTGCCACTGGAAGAAG TGCCATCTGCTCTTTGACTCCCTGCAAGACCTGGTGGACCACGTCAACGACTTCCACGTCAAGCCTGAGAAGGAGTCTGGGTACTGCTGCCACTGGGAGGGCTGCGCTCGCAAAGGGAGGGGTTTCAATGCTCG GTACAAGATGCTCATCCACATCCGCACTCACACTAACGAGAAGCCCCATCGCTGTCCCACCTGCAACAAGAGCTTCTCACGCCTGGAGAACCTCAAGATACACAACCGGTCACACACAG GTGAAAAGCCCTACATCTGTCCTTACGAGGGTTGCAACAAGCGCTACTCCAACTCCAGCGACCGCTTCaagcacacgcgcacacactaCGTGGACAAGCCCTACTACTGCAAGATGGTGGGCTGCCTGAAGCGCTACACAGACCCCAGCTCCCTCCGCAAGCACATCAAGGCCCACGGCCACTTTGTGCTTCAGGAGCAGGGCTCCCCGGGTGGCGTGGGCTCCCTGCTGAGGGGGAGTCAAAGCGGCGTACTCCATGGCGAAGCCGGGAAGGATTCAGAGCTGTCTTACGTGAGCGCGGCCCACATTATCATCCCGGGGGCGGCGGCTGCTCTCCTGGGAGGCCACGCTCTGCAGGGTCTGGGTGGCGCCCTGTCCCCCCTCAGTCCCCGGCCCCTGGACCTCAGCACGCTCGGTTGCCCCGGCTCACCTCCAGGCATCCTGTCCTTCAACGGCTCCACGCTGGGACTCGCCAAATCCCATCTGCTCTCCCAGGGGTTCCCCTCCTCGGCCCTGGGCCTGTCCATGATGCCCGTGCTGGGGGCCTCGTCTGACCGCAGGGTCCAGAGCCAGCAGGCCAAGAGGGGCCGGGGGGAGGAGGCGGAGAACGAGGTGACTGGGAGGGTCCTGAACCTCTCCACGGGATCCCATGATCCCCTGTCCTGGGTGGTCATCCCCCCAGGCACCGTGGTGCTCAAGCCAGCTGTGGTcaactga
- the glis2b gene encoding zinc finger protein GLIS2b isoform X1, translating to MLSLDEPLDLKLPRRANGRDRGTRSPPLSPLHPKRARMLRMADDGTAVIEPASPASPHTGVQVVPHDRTDTPTPPAVDLSMSPSSRHTPSSPEMTNGNYIPSGHSHISQAFQFFVPIGAGAGLHLPSSMFIGQTSDKRASPDLSADEQLACHWKKCHLLFDSLQDLVDHVNDFHVKPEKESGYCCHWEGCARKGRGFNARYKMLIHIRTHTNEKPHRCPTCNKSFSRLENLKIHNRSHTGEKPYICPYEGCNKRYSNSSDRFKHTRTHYVDKPYYCKMVGCLKRYTDPSSLRKHIKAHGHFVLQEQGSPGGVGSLLRGSQSGVLHGEAGKDSELSYVSAAHIIIPGAAAALLGGHALQGLGGALSPLSPRPLDLSTLGCPGSPPGILSFNGSTLGLAKSHLLSQGFPSSALGLSMMPVLGASSDRRVQSQQAKRGRGEEAENEVTGRVLNLSTGSHDPLSWVVIPPGTVVLKPAVVN from the exons ATGCTGTCCCTGGACGAGCCCCTGGACCTGAAGCTCCCTCGGCGGGCCAATGGGCGGGACAGAGGTACGCGCTCGCCCCCGCTATCCCCGCTGCACCCCAAGCGAGCTCGCATGCTCCGCATGGCGGATGATGGCACCGCCGTCATAGAGCCCGCCTCGCCTGCATCTCCGCACACAG gtGTGCAGGTGGTCCCTCATGATCGGACagacacccccaccccccctgcGGTGGACCTGAGCATGTCGCCCTCCTCCCGCCACACCCCCAGCTCTCCAGAAATGACCAACGGCAACTACATCCCCTCAGGG CACTCTCACATCTCACAGGCCTTTCAGTTCTTTGTGCCAATCGGAGCCGGTGCGGGACTCCACCTGCCATCCTCCATGTTCATTGGCCAGACGAGCGACAAGAGAGCCTCTCCTGACCTCTCGGCGGATGAACAACTGGCCTGCCACTGGAAGAAG TGCCATCTGCTCTTTGACTCCCTGCAAGACCTGGTGGACCACGTCAACGACTTCCACGTCAAGCCTGAGAAGGAGTCTGGGTACTGCTGCCACTGGGAGGGCTGCGCTCGCAAAGGGAGGGGTTTCAATGCTCG GTACAAGATGCTCATCCACATCCGCACTCACACTAACGAGAAGCCCCATCGCTGTCCCACCTGCAACAAGAGCTTCTCACGCCTGGAGAACCTCAAGATACACAACCGGTCACACACAG GTGAAAAGCCCTACATCTGTCCTTACGAGGGTTGCAACAAGCGCTACTCCAACTCCAGCGACCGCTTCaagcacacgcgcacacactaCGTGGACAAGCCCTACTACTGCAAGATGGTGGGCTGCCTGAAGCGCTACACAGACCCCAGCTCCCTCCGCAAGCACATCAAGGCCCACGGCCACTTTGTGCTTCAGGAGCAGGGCTCCCCGGGTGGCGTGGGCTCCCTGCTGAGGGGGAGTCAAAGCGGCGTACTCCATGGCGAAGCCGGGAAGGATTCAGAGCTGTCTTACGTGAGCGCGGCCCACATTATCATCCCGGGGGCGGCGGCTGCTCTCCTGGGAGGCCACGCTCTGCAGGGTCTGGGTGGCGCCCTGTCCCCCCTCAGTCCCCGGCCCCTGGACCTCAGCACGCTCGGTTGCCCCGGCTCACCTCCAGGCATCCTGTCCTTCAACGGCTCCACGCTGGGACTCGCCAAATCCCATCTGCTCTCCCAGGGGTTCCCCTCCTCGGCCCTGGGCCTGTCCATGATGCCCGTGCTGGGGGCCTCGTCTGACCGCAGGGTCCAGAGCCAGCAGGCCAAGAGGGGCCGGGGGGAGGAGGCGGAGAACGAGGTGACTGGGAGGGTCCTGAACCTCTCCACGGGATCCCATGATCCCCTGTCCTGGGTGGTCATCCCCCCAGGCACCGTGGTGCTCAAGCCAGCTGTGGTcaactga